From Hermetia illucens chromosome 6, iHerIll2.2.curated.20191125, whole genome shotgun sequence, one genomic window encodes:
- the LOC119658990 gene encoding trypsin-1-like, whose protein sequence is MFLFPLLLVLINCAYSSDKFKPILTAKIEDFPHHVSIYETSYDIPVYLCSGALHRRNAVITSAFCVENRPAGILAVHAGSADRKARPNKYPVKKVIFHPGVDWYTTESIAILILTYHYPNSTKIHPIEIAQDDEITFEHQGTTISSWVKMFGRSEHSQMLKTWQLIAIPSRECNSINGVHDDTFCCFAFDACPDACPSSGDPLVIEVEPENGSEPVQKLLGIASFNSWIECDNGFATRFIKIPYFANWINSTVETFP, encoded by the coding sequence ATGTTCCTCTTTCCTTTATTGTTGGTCCTAATTAATTGTGCATATTCCTCGGACAAATTTAAACCTATACTGACTGCCAAAATCGAGGATTTCCCACACCATGTGTCGATATACGAAACATCATACGATATACCTGTATACCTCTGCAGCGGAGCCCTCCATAGAAGGAACGCCGTAATTACGTCCGCTTTCTGTGTAGAAAACAGGCCTGCAGGAATCTTGGCTGTTCACGCTGGTTCGGCGGATCGCAAAGCTAGACCAAACAAGTACCCAGTTAAAAAGGTCATCTTTCATCCTGGAGTTGACTGGTACACCACTGAGAGCATCGCCATCCTGATTCTAACTTATCACTACCCGAATTCTACAAAGATACATCCTATCGAGATAGCTCAGGACGATGAAATTACCTTTGAACATCAAGGGACCACAATTTCTAGTTGGGTAAAGATGTTTGGGAGATCTGAACATTCGCAAATGTTAAAAACTTGGCAGCTGATTGCCATACCGTCAAGGGAGTGCAACTCAATTAATGGAGTTCACGATGACACTTTTTGTTGCTTTGCCTTTGACGCATGCCCCGATGCGTGCCCTTCGAGTGGAGATCCACTAGTGATTGAAGTGGAGCCTGAAAATGGGAGTGAACCAGTTCAGAAATTGCTTGGAATTGCATCGTTTAATTCATGGATTGAATGTGATAATGGATTTGCTACACGTTTTATAAAAATTCCTTATTTTGCAAACTGGATTAATTCAACGGTTGAAACATTTCCTTGA